From Anopheles darlingi chromosome 2, idAnoDarlMG_H_01, whole genome shotgun sequence, the proteins below share one genomic window:
- the LOC125949572 gene encoding uncharacterized protein LOC125949572 isoform X1 — MGKGKGGGSGGGGGQGGELQVAVARAPKVEMTLKVVLSVAKPEPVTREERRVVKSEALAVGTFNPFPGHHPTPTAFRKR, encoded by the exons AtgggcaaaggcaaaggcggTGGTtccggaggtggtggcggtcagGGTGGT GAGCTgcaggtggcggtggccagggCGCCAAAGGTGGAAATGACGCTAAAGGTGGTGCTGTCGGTGGCAAAGCCGGAGCCGGTGACAAGGGAGGAAAGAAGGGTGGTAAAAAGTGAAGCTTTGGCCGTCGGTACATTCAACCCATTCCCCGGTCACCATCCCA
- the LOC125949572 gene encoding uncharacterized protein LOC125949572 isoform X2, giving the protein MGKGKGGGSGGGGGQGGKKGAAGGGGQGAKGGNDAKGGAVGGKAGAGDKGGKKGGKK; this is encoded by the exons AtgggcaaaggcaaaggcggTGGTtccggaggtggtggcggtcagGGTGGT AAAAAAGGAGCTgcaggtggcggtggccagggCGCCAAAGGTGGAAATGACGCTAAAGGTGGTGCTGTCGGTGGCAAAGCCGGAGCCGGTGACAAGGGAGGAAAGAAGGGTGGTAAAAAGTGA
- the LOC125949491 gene encoding erythroid differentiation-related factor 1 yields MIDDADIERCPSVATVSVPDGLQVKSNAIVRFLNVQSTVPFARLKCNTNLNMPPSNWLSNSANSYGLGQFLSHQAGFSSFRMANMFPDCVGGVDVVSDAENIKRLLKLPYSSKSVISMIVHRIENTLLIDEFDVAKYLLQQEESEWQWLRSFIVENIIKSLSDTERKLLLHPKSREAFHQKYLTSKFLYHSLQEGDDAGTGVEPIVAPNDCAPYKALPLAGPVLPEPTRDEHFPDAQQTNHVFNRNVIWTFEDIRMLIGTDMPIFGGANRPCISLRLRDESKPINVLTGIDYWLDNLMCNVPEVVMCYHLDGIVQRYELIKTEDLPRLENSEFSPQLIRNVAQNILAFLKANVTKAGHTYWLFKARNDDVVKLYDLTTLCKGHEAATEDDGDDDAPNGLAGTMPTRSGGSGSDGERRRSATDTADAAADGSSSRPGQNPFTVPVAMLLYTVARNMKNSVAGGGSLPASKAGAIRTLLDNCIKLLPKEKYPQIVTSSHYILSDLHIPADTDPGSPKFNSTVAEEDDEDTAFLFGERNTTPSPSENGLDDPLDGEERHQPEAELSDESTPSGHGGDGKLEAAIKSIKDTLKEYKGDAEGLGKHNSRPAPLLCNTAERCQIALQHIVAGLQCLQYFDSYEEQKQREKEKEAERRRIIHEETHQNMAEPECAIPLPYEPLSTRRESSLDPESPIPMGWKEPSNGDGVESSTDAPAGTEVESDEKVSPGKVRKRSKRKQQPVERQKKPAKASAQHSQSCEEDPRALLLKGEIGVIKSWNVHLKILLFEKACLVYATMAEQEYAQQNYGTTLRHLYSAIRCQQVVTKYISFVSSQRGLLLGRAGDCFFQLAKQWDNIGRYMEQYRDEKRVDQLIMEELVKDIGVEVENTLPTPTENVEQLMITSCGCYETAIACATSKDAQDELKRRLGSVRNELGVKYMHWAQEEYQRYWETQAGEQQEAQKEQSTEAKTGDRTVEPLYQLLAKKSFDSLQKGVTLFEAVADTTNLAFLLCNMGRFMRFRAHIHLVGERPNNVILQKKFYHEAFGYYQRALGTLGTRKENPELWSLVSWELSTATFNLAKQLQDHSEINPPGKTAQSPEEIEQEVVEMLQRALKLCDQDNSGPKQVLYSFRAALIHHRIASYYHMSYRKTVDEQRRKTVLQLTKLHYEKAAKAFESLAEPQEFLQIQMERIALQEYLCEQSQTTAAKTRHLLVALELCKQALPPIEQLASNKTQVADMPSTASDVAGLEELYKLLDLFEKRLQVILRTLTKLALIAASKKEASAVNERNAAHYKALFAVALVKRPATTTEDIAGRDAVGPLGSSGAVSIGPVAVEPLIKEYALHLCCILRKICDLDRDHEER; encoded by the exons ATG ATAGATGATGCAGATATCGAACGATGCCCATCGGTGGCAACCGTGTCGGTGCCGGACGGGCTACAGGTGAAATCGAACGCTATCGTGCGGTTCCTGAACGTACAGAGCACGGTACCGTTCGCTAGGCTCAAGTGCAACACGAACCTCAACATGCCGCCCTCGAATTGGCTCAGCAATTCGGCCAACTCGTACGGTTTGGGCCAATTCCTGTCGCACCAGGCCGGTTTCAGCAGCTTTCGCATGGCAAACATGTTCCCGGACTGTGTCGGCGGAGTGGACGTCGTATCGGATGCGGAAAACATCAAGCGACTGTTGAAGCTGCCGTACTCGAGCAAAAGCGTCATCTCGATGATCGTGCACCGGATCGAAAACACGCTGCTAATCGACGAATTCGATGTGGCCAAGTATTTGCTACAAcaggaagagagcgagtggCAATGGTTGCGCTCGTTTATAGTGGAAAACATTATAAAAAGCCTGAGCGACACGGagcggaagctgctgctgcatccgaaATCGCGCGAAGCCTTCCATCAGAAGTACCTCACGTCCAAGTTCCTCTATCACAGTCTTCAGGAGGGCGATGATGCGGGAACGGGTGTGGAACCGATCGTTGCACCGAACGATTGCGCACCGTACAAGGCACTGCCCCTAGCCGGTCCAGTACTGCCCGAACCGACACGTGACGAACACTTTCCGGATGCACAGCAAACGAACCACGTATTTAATCGTAATGTTATCTGGACATTTGAAGATATTCGTATGCTAATCGGTACCGATATGCCGATCTTTGGCGGAGCGAACCGGCCCTGCATCAGTCTGCGATTGCGCGATGAATCGAAACCGATCAACGTGCTCACCGGGATCGACTATTGGTTGGACAATCTAATGTGCAACGTACCGGAGGTGGTCATGTGCTATCATCTCGATGGGATCGTGCAGCGCTATGAGTTGATCAAAACGGAGGATCTACCGAGGTTGGAAAATTCGGAATTCTCTCCTCAACTCATACGGAACGTGGCCCAAAACATTCTTGCCTTCTTGAAGGCTAACGTTACGAAGGCAGGCCATACGTATTGGTTGTTTAAGGCACGGAACGACGACGTGGTGAAACTGTACGATCTAACAACCCTCTGCAAAGGACACGAGGCCGCCActgaggatgatggtgatgatgatgcaccgaaTGGATTGGCGGGAACGATGCCAACGCGAAGCGGAGGATCCGGTTCGGAtggagaacgacgacgatcggctACAGACACTGCTGACGCAGCAGCGGATGGTTCATCGAGTCGTCCCGGACAGAATCCATTCACCGTACCGGTAGCGATGCTACTGTACACCGTGGCCCGTAACATGAAAAACTCCGtcgccggtggtggcagctTGCCCGCCTCGAAGGCAGGTGCCATCCGTACGCTGCTCGACAATTGCATTAAACTGTTGCCGAAAGAGAAATACCCACAAATCGTTACCTCATCGCACTACATTCTCTCCGATTTGCACATCCCGGCTGACACGGATCCCGGATCACCCAAGTTCAATTCAACTGTGGCCGAGGAAGATGACGAAGATACGGCATTTCTGTTCGGAGAGCGAAACACTACACCATCACCGTCGGAGAACGGACTGGATGACCCACTGGATGGCGAAGAACGACATCAACCTGAAGCCGAACTTTCCGATGAATCCACACCGTCCGgccatggtggtgatggtaagcTGGAGGCGGCTATCAAGAGCATCAAGGATACGCTTAAAGAATACAAGGGGGATGCGGAGGGACTGGGAAAACACAACTCACGGCCCGCACCTTTGCTCTGCAATACCGCGGAACGATGCCAAATTGCACTGCAACACATCGTCGCCGGGCTGCAGTGCTTGCAGTACTTCGACAGTTacgaggagcagaagcagcgcgagaaggaaaaggaagccgAAAGGCGCCGTATCATTCACGAGGAAACACATCAAAACATGGCCGAACCGGAATGTGCCATACCGTTGCCATACGAACCGCTGAGCACTCGGCGCGAATCATCCCTTGACCCAGAGTCTCCCATTCCGATGGGCTGGAAGGAACCGTCGAACGGTGATGGCGTAGAATCGTCTACCGATGCACCAGCTGGCACGGAGGTGGAATCGGATGAAAAGGTATCTCCTGGCAAGGTTCGGAAACGATCCAAACGGAAGCAACAGCCAGTGGAACGGCAAAAGAAACCGGCGAAAGCAAGCGCTCAGCATTCGCAGAGTTGCGAAGAGGACCCACGGGCATTGCTGTTAAAGGGAGAGATCGGTGTGATCAAATCGTGGAACGTGCATTTAAAGATTCTCCTATTCGAAAAGGCCTGTCTGGTGTACGCGACGATGGCCGAGCAGGAGTACGCGCAGCAAAACTACGGCACCACGTTGCGGCACCTGTACTCGGCGATACGGTGCCAGCAGGTAGTGACCAAGTACATCTCGTTCGTCTCGTCACAGCGTGGCCTGCTACTGGGTCGGGCCGGTGATTGTTTCTTTCAGTTGGCCAAACAATGGGACAACATTGGGCGCTATATGGAGCAGTATCGGGATGAGAAACGGGTCGATCAGTTGATCATGGAAGAACTGGTAAAGGATATCGGGGTCGAGGTGGAAAATACGTTACCCACACCAACCGAGAACGTAGAGCAGCTGATGATCACGAGCTGTGGTTGCTACGAAACGGCGATCGCCTGTGCCACGAGTAAGGACGCACAGGATGAGCTAAAGCGTCGATTGGGCAGCGTACGGAATGAGCTGGGCGTCAAATATATGCACTGGGCACAGGAAGAGTACCAGCGGTACTGGGAGACTCAGGCTGGTGAACAGCAGGAGGCGCAGAAGGAGCAATCGACTGAGGCTAAGACTGGTGATAGAACGGTCGAACCACTGTATCAACTGTTGGCCAAAAAATCGTTCGATTCACTACAGAAAGGTGTGACGCTGTTCGAGGCGGTGGCCGATACAACCAATTTGGCCTTTTTGCTGTGCAACATGGGACGGTTTATGCGATTCCGGGCGCACATCCATCTGGTTGGAGAAAG ACCAAACAATGTGATTCTGCAGAAGAAGTTCTACCACGAAGCATTTGGTTACTATCAGCGCGCCTTGGGGACACTTGGGACGCGTAAGGAAAACCCGGAACTGTGGTCACTGGTAAGCTGGGAGCTCTCGACGGCTACCTTTAACCTGGCCAAACAGCTACAGGACCACAGTGAGATCAACCCGCCGGGGAAGACCGCACAATCGCCGGAAGAGATTGAGCAGGAGGTAGTGGAAATGCTGCAGCGAGCACTGAAGCTCTGTGATCAGGACAACAGTGGCCCAAAACAGGTACTTTACTCCTTCCGGGCCGCACTCATACATCACCG GATCGCTTCCTACTACCACATGTCCTACCGGAAGACCGTGGACGAACAACGCCGAAAAACTGTCCTCCAGCTGACGAAGCTACACTACGAAAAGGCAGCCAAAGCCTTCGAAAGCCTCGCCGAACCGCAAGAGTTTTTACAAATCCAGATGGAGCGCATCGCCCTCCAGGAGTACCTGTGCGAACAGTCGCAAACAACGGCGGCCAAAACGCGCCATCTACTAGTCGCGCTCGAGCTCTGCAAGCAAGCGCTACCACCGATCGAACAGCTAGCTAGCAATAAAACGCAAGTGGCGGATATGCCGTCCACCGCTTCCGACGTGGCAGGACTCGAGGAGCTGTACAAGCTGCTCGATCTGTTTGAAAAGCGGCTCCAGGTGATCCTGCGGACACTCACAAAACTTGCGCTCATCGCGGCCAGCAAGAAGGAAGCGAGTGccgtgaacgaacgaaatgccGCACACTACAAGGCTCTGTTTGCGGTGGCCCTTGTAAAGcgccccgccaccaccacggaagATATTGCGGGGCGGGATGCGGTGGGACCCCTAGGGTCGTCTGGTGCCGTCAGCATTGGACCAGTTGCGGTCGAACCGCTCATCAAAGAGTATGCCTTACATTTATGCTGCATTTTACGGAAAATATGTGATCTCGATCGTGACCACGAGGAACGCTAA
- the LOC125949562 gene encoding peroxiredoxin-5, mitochondrial, which translates to MISLVRPSCVRVLIKSSVLNRCGRSQLGAAASLHTTKMVQIKEGDKVPSVDLFEDSPANKVNIADLCAGKKVILFAVPGAFTPGCSKTHLPGYVEKATDLKSSGATEIVCVSVNDPFVMSAWGKQHNATGKVRMLADPAAAFTKALDLGADLPPLGGLRSKRYSMVVEDGVVKSLNVEPDGTGLSCSLADKIKL; encoded by the exons ATGATTTCACTCGTGCGACCGTCGTGTGTTCGGGTCCTCATTAAATCCTCTGTTCTGAACCGGTGCGGACGTTCTCaactcggtgctgctgcttcactgcATACTACGAAGATGGTGCAAATTAAG gAAGGCGATAAGGTACCGTCGGTCGATCTGTTCGAGGACTCACCAGCGAACAAAGTAAACATTGCGGATCTGTGCGCCGGCAAGAAGGTGATCCTGTTCGCCGTACCTGGTGCCTTCACGCCCGGTTGCTCCAAGACGCATCTGCCAGGTTACGTCGAGAAGGCGACCGACCTGAAGTCGTCCGGTGCCACCGAGATTGTTTGCGTATCGGTGAACGATCCATTCGTGATGTCAGCCTGGGGCAAGCAGCACAACGCAACGGGCAAGGTCCGCATGTTGGCCGATCCAGCGGCTGCTTTCACGAAGGCACTCGATCTGGGTGCCGATCTGCCACCGCTCGGTGGTCTACGTTCGAAGCGCtactcgatggtggtggaagatGGTGTGGTTAAGTCGCTGAACGTTGAGCCTGATGGTACCGGTCTGTCGTGCTCGTTGGCTGACAAGATTAAGCTGTAA
- the LOC125949559 gene encoding DNA polymerase zeta subunit 2: protein MSALTKNLENDAIIEMLEIYINSILYKRKLYPEAVFRVRKAYNIPIYVSIYEALNKHIASTLQTARELNRAGKLHRLVIAILTNGQPSESYTFQFDHQGFALENDENMIHFEEEVRKSLLSLDARMKDLPTLDAERENTTFKIYLQCPESAHVQIAAHPRLSSFPFVKESITSQPLEESKVQLLPVVHTKHTGVDIFVEEHVTSVLDK, encoded by the exons ATGAGTGCTCTTACGAAAAATCTAG AAAATGATGCCATCATAGAGATGTTGGAAATCTACATCAACTCCATCCTGTACAAGCGCAAGCTCTACCCGGAGGCCGTATTTCGGGTTCGCAAAGCTTACAACATCCCAATCTACGTTTCCATCTATGAGGCGCTAAACAAGCACATCGCCAGCACCTTACAAACGGCCCGGGAACTGAATCGAGCCGGAAAGTTGCACCGTCTGGTGATTGCGATTCTAACGAACGGACAACCCTCGGAGAGCTACACCTTCCAGTTCGATCATCAGGGCTTTGCGCTCGAGAACGACGAGAACATGATCCACTTCGAGGAGGAAGTTCGCAAATCCTTGCTCTCGTTGGATGCTCGCATGAAGGACCTACCGACGCTGGACGCCGAGCGGGAGAACACGACGTTCAAGATATACCTGCAGTGCCCGGAGTCGGCTCACGTGCAGATTGCCGCTCATCCACGGCTTTCTAGCTTTCCGTTCGTAAAGGAAAGCATCACCTCACAGCCGCTGGAGGAATCCAAGGTCCAGCTGCTACCGGTGGTGCACACGAAACACACTGGAGTTGATATATTTGTCGAGGAGCACGTTACGAGCGTGCTGGATAAATAA